A window from Bacteroidota bacterium encodes these proteins:
- a CDS encoding DUF4198 domain-containing protein: MCGLKRPTMKKILFAFSLLALFILLSSHEFWLQPNKYIYDRGEEINIRFIVGEDFEGENWQGDSSRINNLIFYYGGVKDIISPNFFAEKGDSLQLRQYDEGTSMVTYNSKNSFITLNAKDFNEYLEEEELTDAVEYRKQHDETDSSGYEFYQRSIKTIFQVGNIKDETYKLATSLPLDIIPLSHPYKISDGDSLTVKIIFKGKPLTNAIIKVWNRRGNETLKWTVISDKKGLIKFPVATKGEWMVSCVKIVRIYEPPTNWQSYWGNCTWGYY; this comes from the coding sequence ATGTGCGGATTAAAAAGACCCACAATGAAAAAGATTCTTTTTGCATTTTCTTTGCTTGCCCTGTTCATTTTACTATCCTCTCATGAATTCTGGTTACAACCCAATAAATACATTTATGACCGTGGCGAAGAAATAAATATCCGTTTTATTGTTGGGGAGGATTTTGAAGGTGAGAACTGGCAAGGCGACAGCTCAAGGATCAATAATCTTATATTTTATTATGGTGGTGTAAAGGATATTATTTCACCAAACTTTTTTGCTGAAAAAGGCGATTCCCTGCAATTGAGACAATATGATGAGGGGACAAGTATGGTTACCTACAACAGCAAAAATTCTTTTATCACTTTAAATGCAAAAGATTTCAATGAATATCTTGAAGAAGAAGAACTAACTGATGCGGTAGAATATCGCAAACAACATGACGAAACGGACAGCAGCGGTTATGAGTTTTACCAGCGAAGTATAAAAACAATTTTCCAGGTAGGAAATATAAAAGATGAAACCTATAAGCTAGCCACAAGCTTACCGCTGGATATTATTCCGCTTTCACATCCTTATAAAATATCAGATGGTGATTCGCTAACTGTTAAAATTATTTTTAAAGGCAAACCACTGACCAATGCAATAATCAAAGTTTGGAATCGTCGTGGTAATGAAACTTTGAAATGGACAGTTATTTCCGATAAAAAAGGTCTTATAAAATTTCCGGTAGCAACAAAAGGAGAATGGATGGTAAGCTGTGTGAAAATAGTTAGGATATATGAGCCTCCTACAAACTGGCAGAGCTACTGGGGAAATTGTACATGGGGATACTATTGA
- a CDS encoding ATP-binding cassette domain-containing protein → MIEIKNIKKSFSDKTVIQDVSSVMKSGQCNLIIGSSGSGKTVLMKCMVGLFEPDQGSIEFGGENFTAMTTNQRTEIRKQIGMLFQGSALFDSLTVQENVMFPLSMFTKWNFRKKLDRVNEVLDRVNLKDTNKKFPAELSGGMKKRVGIARAIVLNPKYLFCDEPNSGLDPQTSLVIDKLIQEITTEYNITTVVNTHDMNSVMEIGNYILYMYQGHKEWEGSNKEIIFSKNQRLNDFIFASDFLRDAKEMRMLEETGKMPNDRNMDDMIK, encoded by the coding sequence TTGATCGAAATAAAAAACATAAAAAAATCATTTTCCGATAAAACTGTGATCCAGGATGTAAGTTCTGTGATGAAGTCAGGGCAATGCAATCTCATCATCGGGTCAAGCGGCAGTGGAAAAACGGTATTAATGAAATGTATGGTTGGCTTGTTTGAACCCGATCAAGGAAGTATTGAGTTTGGTGGTGAAAATTTTACTGCCATGACAACTAACCAGCGGACGGAGATACGCAAACAGATCGGTATGCTGTTCCAGGGTTCGGCTTTGTTTGATAGTTTGACGGTTCAGGAAAATGTGATGTTTCCACTGAGCATGTTTACTAAATGGAATTTTAGAAAAAAACTGGACAGGGTAAACGAAGTATTAGACCGGGTAAACCTTAAAGATACCAACAAGAAATTTCCGGCCGAGCTTAGTGGTGGAATGAAAAAAAGGGTAGGTATTGCAAGGGCCATTGTTTTAAATCCCAAATATCTTTTTTGTGATGAACCCAACAGCGGTCTCGATCCGCAAACATCGCTAGTAATTGATAAGCTGATACAGGAGATCACAACAGAATATAATATCACTACTGTTGTAAACACTCATGACATGAATAGTGTGATGGAGATCGGAAATTATATTCTTTACATGTACCAGGGACACAAAGAGTGGGAAGGCAGCAATAAGGAAATCATTTTCAGTAAAAACCAACGACTCAATGATTTTATTTTTGCTTCTGATTTTTTGAGAGATGCCAAAGAAATGCGGATGCTTGAGGAAACAGGAAAAATGCCGAATGACAGGAATATGGATGATATGATAAAGTGA
- a CDS encoding short-chain dehydrogenase — translation MHSPDIANIVEKRFLEQEPLKVEFKTRQPIIGLFIKFRDYDELKAKNFWRIVPEARIKDYKKTQDFNLSRIFNGQELTKLTIPK, via the coding sequence ATGCACAGTCCGGATATTGCTAATATCGTAGAAAAAAGATTCCTTGAACAGGAACCATTAAAAGTAGAATTTAAAACCCGCCAGCCTATTATTGGTTTGTTTATTAAATTCAGGGACTATGATGAACTGAAAGCAAAAAACTTTTGGCGCATCGTTCCTGAAGCAAGAATCAAAGACTACAAGAAGACACAGGATTTTAACCTGAGCCGGATATTTAACGGACAGGAGTTGACAAAACTTACCATTCCCAAATAG
- a CDS encoding FAD-binding protein, giving the protein MNDQLKRLAQTLDGELFFDVTMRTLYATDASAYREMPLAVAIPKTIEDLKKLIAFASNNHTSIIPRTAGTSLAGQVVGSGIIVDVSKNFTQIIELNKKEGWVRVEPGVIRDELNLFLKSQGLFFGPETSTANRAMMGGMIGNNSCGSNSIVYRSTREHLLEVKALLSDGSEAVFKSLSIDEFHKKCESEGLESNIYRTVRGLLSNYDNQLEIRKEFPKKSVERRNTGYAVDLLLETAPFTAGSEDFNFCKLIAGSEGTLAFITEIKLNVVPLPPKETGLLCVHFNSIDESLRANLIAVKYNISASELIDHYILECTKNNIEQQKNRFFVQGDPGAILVIEFARNTREEVIADAKKCEEEMQAAGLGYYFPLLFSGDAKKIWTLRKAGLGLLGNLPGDEKAVPVIEDTAVDVNDLPAYIREFNEILKKYNLYSVHYAHAGSGELHLRPIINLKTEEGNKLFRTIAEEIATLVKKYNGSLSGEHGDGRLRGEFIRQMVGDKNYSLLKEIKKAWDPNNIFNPNKIVDTPPMNTMLRYVPGQKTPEFKTVFRFHNQDILQHAEQCNGSGDCRKTHLSGGTMCPSYMASKNEKDTTRARANILREFLTNSDKMNRYDHKEIYDVMDLCLSCKGCKSECPSNVDVAKLKAEFLQHYYDANGVPFRSKLIAWFNKSAALGSIWPGAYNFIMTNKLVGKWVKSLSGFAVERSMPKMYKMTLKKWFDSHKSGARSSEPGTRRKIYFFNDEFTNYLDTEIGIKAIQLLERLGYEVIIPEHEESGRAWLSKGLIRAAKKIANKNIKLLSSLINDKTPLVGVEPSAILTFRDEYIDLADDENLEAAKDLSKNVFMIDEFIATEMEKGNISKQLFTKEQHKIKLHGHCQQKALASVLSSERILSFPENYSVETIPSGCCGMAGSFGYEKEHFDLSMKVGELVLFPAVRSADEQTIIAAPGTSCRHQVKDGTGRIAKHPVEILYEALV; this is encoded by the coding sequence ATGAATGATCAGCTGAAGCGACTTGCACAAACACTGGATGGCGAGCTTTTTTTTGACGTCACGATGCGTACACTGTATGCAACGGATGCCTCCGCATATAGAGAAATGCCGCTGGCTGTTGCCATTCCTAAAACGATAGAAGATTTAAAAAAGCTGATCGCCTTTGCAAGTAATAATCATACTTCAATAATTCCCCGTACAGCAGGCACTTCTCTGGCTGGCCAGGTGGTGGGGAGCGGAATTATAGTGGATGTTTCTAAAAATTTTACCCAAATCATTGAATTGAATAAAAAGGAAGGGTGGGTAAGAGTAGAGCCCGGGGTTATCAGGGATGAGCTGAACTTATTTTTAAAATCACAGGGCTTATTTTTTGGACCCGAAACATCAACCGCCAACAGGGCAATGATGGGCGGAATGATAGGCAATAATAGTTGCGGATCCAATTCTATTGTGTACCGAAGCACAAGAGAACATCTGCTGGAGGTAAAAGCATTGCTGAGTGATGGGAGTGAAGCAGTATTTAAGTCCTTATCGATCGATGAATTTCATAAGAAGTGTGAAAGCGAAGGTCTCGAATCAAATATTTATAGAACAGTAAGAGGCTTGTTAAGTAATTATGATAACCAGCTTGAGATCAGGAAGGAATTTCCTAAAAAATCAGTTGAGAGAAGAAATACCGGCTATGCAGTTGATTTATTATTAGAAACGGCACCATTTACTGCTGGTTCAGAAGATTTTAATTTTTGTAAACTGATTGCTGGTTCAGAAGGAACCCTGGCCTTTATTACAGAGATCAAATTAAATGTTGTTCCGCTTCCACCAAAAGAAACAGGATTGCTTTGTGTGCATTTTAATTCTATTGATGAATCACTAAGGGCTAATTTAATTGCTGTAAAATATAATATCAGTGCAAGTGAGTTGATCGATCATTATATATTGGAGTGTACAAAAAATAATATTGAACAACAGAAGAACCGTTTTTTTGTACAAGGCGATCCCGGGGCGATACTGGTAATCGAATTTGCAAGAAATACAAGAGAGGAGGTGATAGCTGATGCAAAAAAATGTGAAGAGGAAATGCAGGCTGCAGGATTGGGTTATTATTTCCCTTTATTATTTAGTGGTGATGCAAAAAAAATATGGACGTTGAGAAAAGCTGGTTTGGGATTGCTTGGTAATTTACCGGGTGATGAAAAGGCTGTGCCAGTAATTGAAGACACAGCAGTTGATGTAAATGATCTGCCAGCTTATATCCGTGAGTTCAATGAAATTTTAAAAAAGTATAACCTGTATTCTGTTCACTATGCACATGCTGGTTCGGGTGAGTTGCATTTGCGTCCGATCATAAACCTCAAAACAGAAGAAGGGAATAAATTATTCAGAACAATTGCCGAGGAAATTGCAACACTGGTAAAAAAATATAACGGTTCATTAAGTGGTGAACATGGAGATGGCAGGTTGAGGGGTGAGTTTATCAGGCAAATGGTAGGCGACAAAAATTATAGCCTGTTAAAGGAAATTAAAAAAGCATGGGATCCCAATAATATTTTCAATCCAAACAAGATCGTTGATACGCCTCCGATGAATACGATGCTCCGGTATGTACCCGGCCAAAAGACTCCTGAATTTAAAACCGTATTCCGTTTTCATAACCAGGATATACTACAACATGCAGAGCAATGTAATGGGAGTGGTGATTGCCGTAAAACACATTTAAGCGGCGGCACGATGTGCCCTTCCTATATGGCTTCAAAGAATGAGAAAGACACAACAAGGGCAAGGGCAAATATTCTTCGTGAGTTTCTAACGAACTCAGATAAGATGAACCGTTATGATCACAAAGAAATATATGATGTAATGGACTTATGTTTGAGTTGCAAAGGTTGTAAATCCGAATGCCCGAGTAATGTGGATGTAGCAAAACTGAAAGCTGAGTTTTTACAACACTACTATGATGCAAATGGAGTTCCGTTTCGTTCGAAGCTTATTGCATGGTTTAACAAGTCCGCTGCATTGGGAAGTATCTGGCCAGGGGCTTACAACTTTATAATGACAAACAAGCTGGTTGGTAAATGGGTTAAGTCATTATCAGGATTCGCTGTGGAAAGGAGCATGCCAAAAATGTATAAGATGACGCTGAAGAAATGGTTTGATAGTCACAAGTCGGGTGCTAGAAGTTCGGAGCCAGGAACCAGGAGAAAGATTTATTTTTTTAATGATGAGTTTACTAACTACCTGGATACGGAAATAGGAATAAAGGCAATCCAGTTGCTTGAAAGACTCGGGTATGAAGTTATTATTCCTGAGCATGAGGAAAGTGGTCGTGCATGGTTGTCAAAAGGATTGATACGGGCTGCAAAAAAAATTGCAAATAAAAATATTAAACTTCTTTCTTCTTTAATAAATGATAAAACACCGTTGGTAGGAGTGGAGCCATCTGCGATTCTTACTTTCAGGGATGAATATATTGATCTGGCCGACGATGAAAACCTGGAAGCAGCAAAGGATTTGTCTAAGAATGTTTTTATGATCGATGAGTTTATCGCTACAGAAATGGAGAAAGGAAATATCAGCAAGCAGTTATTTACAAAAGAACAACACAAAATAAAGCTGCACGGACATTGCCAGCAAAAAGCATTGGCATCTGTTTTATCATCCGAAAGGATATTATCATTCCCGGAAAACTATTCTGTTGAAACGATCCCTTCCGGTTGTTGCGGTATGGCGGGTAGTTTTGGCTATGAAAAAGAACATTTTGATCTATCAATGAAAGTTGGAGAGTTAGTTTTATTTCCCGCAGTAAGATCTGCGGACGAACAAACTATTATAGCTGCTCCGGGCACCAGTTGTCGTCACCAGGTAAAAGATGGAACAGGCCGGATTGCGAAGCATCCGGTGGAAATTCTGTATGAAGCTTTGGTATAG
- a CDS encoding ABC transporter permease has product MTIFHDIGQYLLMLKGMFHKPENMKMYWKEFMHQCSDIGIGSLPIVCIISVFMGAVSTVQTAYQLVSPLIPPSTIAQIVRDTMILEFSPTLICIVLAGVVGSKIASELGNMRISEQIDALEIMGVNSKTYLVMPKILAALVVVPMLVVISGALGIWGGRLAGEMGGIISPSTYDKGLLEYFVPFNVIFAMCKAYTFAFIISSVPAYYGYYVKGGALEIGRASTKAVVVSCILVLLADYLLAALLLEA; this is encoded by the coding sequence ATGACTATTTTCCATGACATAGGCCAGTACCTGCTGATGCTAAAAGGCATGTTCCATAAACCGGAGAACATGAAGATGTACTGGAAAGAATTTATGCATCAATGTTCTGATATCGGCATTGGTTCTTTACCCATCGTTTGTATCATTTCTGTTTTTATGGGTGCTGTGTCAACGGTTCAAACAGCCTACCAGTTGGTTTCACCTTTAATTCCTCCTAGTACCATTGCACAGATCGTTCGTGATACAATGATCCTTGAATTTTCTCCTACACTTATCTGTATAGTACTGGCAGGTGTAGTGGGTAGTAAAATTGCAAGCGAACTTGGCAATATGCGTATCAGCGAACAGATAGATGCATTGGAAATAATGGGTGTAAACTCGAAAACCTATCTCGTAATGCCGAAAATTCTGGCAGCATTGGTAGTTGTTCCAATGCTGGTTGTTATCTCAGGTGCCTTAGGCATCTGGGGTGGTCGCCTTGCTGGTGAAATGGGAGGTATTATTTCTCCAAGCACTTATGATAAAGGTTTACTTGAATACTTTGTTCCGTTCAATGTAATTTTTGCAATGTGCAAGGCCTATACATTTGCATTTATTATTTCCAGCGTACCCGCTTATTATGGTTATTATGTAAAAGGTGGTGCCTTAGAAATAGGAAGGGCCAGTACAAAAGCTGTTGTTGTAAGCTGCATACTTGTTTTATTAGCCGATTATTTATTAGCAGCATTATTACTTGAAGCCTAA
- a CDS encoding NADP-dependent malic enzyme: protein MSNELRKQQALEYHAKGRPGKIEVVPTKEAKTQRDLSLAYSPGVAEPCLEIAANIDNVYKYTAKGNLVAVISNGTAVLGLGDIGPEAGKPVMEGKGVLFKIFADIDVFDIEINEKDPVKFVQIVKALEPTFGGINLEDIKAPECFYIEQELKKLLHIPVMHDDQHGTAIISAAALLNALEIQKKKIDKVKIVVNGAGAAAISCSRLYEALGAKHENFLMLDRKGVLHHGRTDLDEIKKQYAIGNKDMTLAEAMKDADVFIGLSSGNCVTPEMVKSMAKNPIVFAMANPNPEISWEDATGARKDVIMATGRSDYPNQVNNVLGFPYIFRGALDVRATAINEAMKLAAVKALADLTKTPVPDIVNMAYNEQNILFGANYIIPKPLDPRLLSTVAPAVAKAAMESGVARINIENWDTYITTLNKRLGLDNQVMRVLGNKARRDPKRIVFAEADNVKILKAAQIVFDEGIGYPILLGEEQKIRRIAESNGIDLEGLPILDPRGEETEEKRNKYSEIFLAKRGRRGFNAYESKKVMRDRNHFGCMMVECGDADAMISGLTKNYPDTIRPALHCIGTEPGVQKIAGMYLMLAKKGPLFLADTTVNFNPTAEELAEITLLTAKEVRNFNIIPRIAMLSYSNFGSSNSPEAQLVAKARQIVKSKMPTLLIDGEMQASVAFNKELMKENYPFSELVDKDVNTLIFPNLASGNIAYNLMKELEAADAVGPILLGLNKPVHILQLGSSVHSIVNMALVAVSDAQIKSKTATAEIVKKSPWWKRFRKASRDM, encoded by the coding sequence ATGTCCAACGAATTGCGCAAACAACAGGCTCTTGAATATCATGCAAAAGGGAGACCCGGAAAAATTGAAGTAGTTCCTACCAAAGAAGCAAAAACACAAAGAGACTTATCGCTTGCCTACAGTCCCGGTGTAGCTGAGCCTTGTCTTGAAATTGCGGCAAATATTGACAATGTTTATAAATACACGGCAAAAGGAAATTTAGTAGCGGTGATAAGCAATGGAACCGCTGTTTTGGGCTTAGGCGATATTGGTCCTGAAGCAGGCAAGCCTGTAATGGAAGGCAAAGGTGTATTGTTTAAGATCTTTGCCGACATTGATGTGTTTGATATTGAGATAAACGAAAAGGACCCGGTGAAATTTGTACAGATCGTAAAAGCATTGGAGCCGACGTTCGGTGGAATAAATTTAGAAGACATCAAAGCACCTGAATGTTTTTACATTGAACAGGAATTAAAAAAATTACTTCATATTCCTGTCATGCATGATGACCAGCATGGTACTGCAATTATTTCTGCTGCTGCATTGCTGAATGCATTGGAAATTCAAAAGAAGAAAATCGATAAAGTAAAAATTGTAGTAAATGGCGCCGGTGCTGCTGCTATTTCCTGCAGCCGGCTCTATGAAGCATTGGGCGCAAAGCATGAAAATTTCCTGATGCTGGACCGCAAAGGTGTGCTACATCATGGCAGAACAGATCTGGACGAAATAAAAAAACAATATGCCATTGGAAATAAAGATATGACGCTGGCAGAGGCGATGAAAGATGCGGATGTATTTATCGGTTTAAGTTCGGGTAATTGTGTAACTCCGGAAATGGTAAAGAGCATGGCTAAGAACCCGATCGTATTTGCAATGGCCAATCCTAATCCTGAAATAAGTTGGGAAGATGCAACAGGTGCAAGGAAAGATGTTATCATGGCAACTGGCCGAAGCGATTATCCTAACCAGGTAAATAATGTACTCGGCTTCCCTTATATTTTCCGTGGCGCATTGGATGTTCGTGCCACTGCTATTAATGAAGCTATGAAACTTGCAGCAGTAAAAGCATTAGCAGATCTCACAAAAACTCCTGTGCCTGATATTGTGAACATGGCATACAACGAACAGAACATCCTGTTCGGCGCAAATTATATTATTCCAAAACCACTTGACCCAAGATTATTATCAACCGTAGCTCCTGCTGTTGCAAAAGCTGCAATGGAAAGTGGGGTAGCCAGAATTAATATTGAAAACTGGGACACTTATATTACTACACTTAACAAACGTCTTGGGTTGGATAACCAGGTGATGAGAGTATTGGGTAACAAAGCCCGTCGTGATCCCAAACGAATTGTATTTGCAGAAGCTGATAATGTAAAAATTTTAAAAGCTGCGCAAATTGTTTTTGATGAGGGTATTGGCTACCCTATCCTGTTAGGTGAAGAACAGAAGATCAGACGTATTGCTGAAAGCAACGGAATAGACCTGGAAGGTTTACCAATACTCGACCCGAGAGGCGAAGAAACAGAAGAAAAAAGAAATAAATATTCAGAAATATTTTTAGCTAAAAGAGGAAGAAGAGGTTTCAATGCTTATGAGTCTAAAAAAGTAATGCGTGACAGAAACCATTTCGGATGCATGATGGTGGAATGCGGTGATGCGGATGCAATGATCTCAGGTCTTACAAAAAATTATCCTGATACGATCCGTCCTGCATTGCATTGCATCGGCACAGAGCCCGGTGTTCAAAAAATTGCAGGCATGTATTTAATGCTTGCAAAAAAAGGCCCGTTATTTCTTGCAGACACAACAGTAAACTTCAATCCTACTGCAGAAGAACTTGCTGAAATAACTTTACTAACAGCAAAAGAAGTAAGGAACTTTAATATCATTCCACGGATTGCGATGCTGAGTTATTCAAATTTCGGAAGCAGTAATTCGCCAGAAGCACAATTAGTGGCAAAGGCAAGACAAATAGTGAAATCTAAAATGCCAACTTTGTTGATTGATGGTGAGATGCAGGCCAGCGTAGCTTTCAATAAAGAGTTGATGAAAGAAAACTATCCCTTTAGCGAACTGGTAGACAAAGATGTGAACACTTTGATATTTCCTAACCTTGCATCGGGCAATATTGCCTATAACCTGATGAAGGAACTGGAAGCTGCTGATGCAGTTGGCCCGATATTATTAGGATTAAATAAACCTGTTCATATTTTACAATTAGGTAGTTCTGTACACAGCATTGTAAATATGGCACTGGTAGCAGTATCAGACGCACAAATAAAAAGCAAAACAGCTACCGCAGAGATTGTAAAAAAATCTCCGTGGTGGAAACGGTTCCGGAAAGCGAGCAGGGATATGTAA
- a CDS encoding lytic transglycosylase domain-containing protein: MKTYLWKVILLYPILALTIPGSFAYATPPDHKPIKSGINIKASLALKSITDFHDTLAASIINTKKLVLVPEIKLHSSMEGFVKDYMKQNDEMLDYILLNRNSSFTTIEKVLEKYGLPEELKYLAVIESKLKSNATSRVGAAGMWQLMPGTARELGLKVAGKTDERRYAYKSSVAAAKYLNDLYKQYDDWLLVIAAYNSGPGYVNKAIKRSGSREFWKLQYFLPKETRMHVKKFIATHFYYEEKGSLVTLTKKEREKYLLALKEFEAIQNEDKIPGTEPDSTNGFFNWTVVTQDEHFKLKAISRR; encoded by the coding sequence ATGAAAACGTATCTATGGAAAGTAATTTTATTGTACCCTATTTTAGCTTTGACTATACCAGGATCATTTGCTTATGCAACCCCTCCTGATCACAAACCCATAAAAAGCGGTATCAATATTAAAGCAAGCTTGGCATTAAAATCAATAACTGATTTTCACGATACACTTGCTGCATCTATTATTAATACAAAGAAACTAGTGTTAGTCCCCGAGATAAAGCTTCATTCTTCAATGGAAGGTTTTGTAAAGGACTACATGAAACAGAATGATGAAATGCTGGATTATATCCTGCTTAACCGTAACTCAAGTTTTACAACAATTGAGAAAGTTCTTGAAAAATACGGATTGCCTGAAGAGTTAAAATACCTTGCTGTTATAGAATCAAAATTAAAATCCAATGCAACCTCAAGGGTTGGTGCAGCTGGCATGTGGCAATTAATGCCCGGGACAGCAAGGGAGCTGGGTCTAAAGGTGGCCGGCAAAACAGATGAAAGAAGGTATGCTTATAAAAGCTCTGTTGCTGCTGCAAAATACCTTAATGACCTATACAAACAATATGATGACTGGCTATTGGTGATCGCAGCTTATAACAGTGGACCTGGTTATGTAAACAAAGCAATAAAAAGATCAGGCAGCCGTGAATTCTGGAAGTTGCAATACTTTTTACCGAAAGAAACAAGAATGCATGTAAAGAAATTTATCGCTACCCATTTTTATTATGAAGAAAAAGGAAGTCTTGTAACGCTTACAAAAAAGGAAAGAGAAAAATATCTTTTAGCTTTAAAAGAATTTGAAGCTATTCAAAACGAAGATAAAATTCCAGGAACTGAACCCGATTCAACAAATGGCTTTTTTAACTGGACCGTTGTTACCCAAGATGAGCATTTTAAATTAAAAGCAATATCAAGAAGATAA